One Deinococcus sp. LM3 genomic region harbors:
- a CDS encoding GNAT family N-acetyltransferase, producing MTVTVRRLTPADAPAYRAARLAALQADPAAFLTNAAEFAALGDEALAARLAPDAPGVTLGAFLHTDLVGLLTLVREAAPPLAHRVNVYGVSVAPPARGQGVGAALVQAGVELARSWAGVTSLHLAVMDSQPAALRLYERAGFRVWGTQPDAVRRDGRVYTEHWLSLDLTAP from the coding sequence GTGACCGTCACGGTCCGCCGCCTGACGCCCGCCGACGCGCCCGCGTACCGGGCCGCGCGACTGGCGGCGTTGCAGGCCGACCCGGCCGCCTTCCTGACAAACGCTGCCGAGTTCGCCGCGCTGGGCGACGAGGCGCTGGCCGCCCGCCTCGCGCCGGACGCGCCGGGTGTCACGCTGGGCGCGTTCCTGCACACTGACCTCGTGGGGCTGCTGACCCTGGTGCGTGAGGCGGCCCCACCCCTGGCGCACCGCGTGAACGTGTACGGCGTATCCGTCGCCCCGCCCGCGCGTGGTCAGGGCGTCGGCGCGGCACTCGTGCAGGCCGGAGTGGAACTGGCCCGCTCGTGGGCGGGCGTCACCTCGCTGCACCTCGCGGTGATGGACTCGCAGCCCGCCGCCCTCCGCCTGTACGAACGCGCCGGGTTCCGGGTGTGGGGCACCCAGCCGGATGCGGTGCGCCGGGACGGGCGCGTGTATACCGAGCACTGGCTGAGCCTCGACCTGACCGCGCCCTGA
- a CDS encoding DNA-binding protein produces the protein MSKKTTPTYVPALVTVATVGVAAGAAYVARTRKKEVTELVVNRVLERPAGRSSYSDLGQSLERAGTLLTGRAARAADTHANRDLLSHIIGIERWGQQRLSAALGSSPDQTDTYHPYRPPQDTTLKDLQALITTTRAGTVDLTRRLGHNPPDDTLTIAHNSLGPMTTKAWLRYLTQHADLESRKLRGE, from the coding sequence ATGAGCAAGAAGACCACCCCCACCTACGTGCCCGCCCTCGTCACGGTCGCCACGGTCGGCGTGGCCGCCGGTGCCGCCTACGTGGCCCGCACCCGCAAGAAAGAAGTCACGGAACTCGTCGTGAACCGCGTGCTGGAACGCCCCGCCGGCCGCAGCAGCTACAGCGACCTCGGCCAGAGCCTCGAACGGGCCGGGACGCTCCTGACCGGCCGGGCCGCCCGCGCCGCCGACACGCACGCCAACCGCGACCTGCTCTCACACATCATCGGCATCGAACGCTGGGGCCAGCAGCGCCTCAGCGCCGCCCTCGGCTCGTCCCCCGACCAGACCGACACGTACCACCCCTACCGCCCCCCGCAGGACACCACCCTGAAAGACCTGCAGGCGCTGATCACCACCACCCGCGCCGGCACCGTCGACCTGACCCGCCGCCTGGGCCACAACCCCCCCGACGACACCCTGACCATCGCGCACAACAGCCTCGGCCCCATGACCACCAAGGCCTGGCTGCGCTACCTGACGCAGCACGCCGACCTCGAAAGCCGCAAACTGCGCGGCGAGTAA
- the dnaE gene encoding DNA polymerase III subunit alpha: MTAPDAAPAPHIHLPDGSCCKPKRFAHLHQHTQYSLLDGAAKLKDLLKWAKEVTPEGQTPALAMTDHGNMHGAVHFYNYATGMGVKPIIGYEAYVVPGEGTRRDRTRGQDGEKGIFHLTLLARDFEGYQNLCRLSSRGYTEGYYYKPRIDHELLREHHAGVIAMSGCLGSEVQQLLLQGREDDAKKRLMWYRELFGENYFIEIQDHGLPEQKKNNPILKAWANELGIGMVATNDGHYVKKTDATAHETLLAIQTKATLADENRFKFPCDEFYVKNLEEMQAALPVGEWGEEVFDNTALIADLCNVELPVGKKRVYQMPALPIPEGRTMSEELRVQTYRGTVKRYPAHATEGLLRDYAARSLTALGGDAARVLARAGNCNPQTCDLETLFTLLAFCGSEWEARGKAAGEKYTPYPALELMEAEAGEGTLPAYAHEDCRRARQNSSDTSIELTPDEHEESTRGHHQHALVILRRAEYELSVINNMGFPDYFLIVADYINWAKDQDISVGPGRGSGAGSLVAYAMRITNLDPLEFELLFERFLNPDRISMPDFDIDFNDARRVEVIQYVQDKYGEDRVAQIATFGTMASKACLKDVARVMGLEYAKVDKVSKLIPIKFGKSYSLEQARESVPDIAQMLNEDAQLLEAYEFAQKLEGLTRHASVHAAGVVIGRDKLTDLVPVMRDTSGAGMVCQYDMKAVEDIGLIKMDFLGLRTLSFLDEARRIMRESKNVDIDFDAIPFDDRITYDLMSRGDTKGVFQLEGAGIADASRRLKPRRLADIIALSALYRPGPMENIPTYVRRHHGLEEVDYVRDGFPTSARYLEKILAETYGIPVYQEQIMQIASEVAGFSLGGADLLRRAMGKKDAEEMKRQRQIFVEGAEKNGVPRDEGNRLFDLLDAFANYGFNKCLTGDTRVPVVGGELRRIDDLYREGRPVELPSVNGAYRLELRPTGQFFDNGVKPVFRVQTALGRELTATGNHPLLTLDGWRNVEDLTPGDRIAAPARLPELGTEVWPEYQAGLLGWILAEGNTCHPHGAYLYSQSEAQVADMVALASAFPNTHPTVKVRPERQNVHDVYLGSGVRGSAGGKSGVRLWLEDLNMVDVNAVDKALPAAAFRLNNASLAVLLGRYWSGDGFLYGVGNTTPYAATSSRALADDLAHVLLRLGMVGKVTRKHFTYSRGDDVGGRTGYTVHLVGRRSIDQFLTVIAPHIVGRDEQLDALRAYYAFTPPHRETIDTLPASVKTRVQAAKNASGLGWREIEARTGVCTKEFYGAPKAHKKGFRRATIQTLADFFEEPALQDACSDDLYWDTITAIDPAGEAQTYDLEVPGTHNFVANDLIVHNSHSAAYGVITYQTAWLKANYPVEFMAALLTVERKDSDKVAEYISDARKMDVHVLPPDINRSAADFAVQGEEILFGLYAIKGLGEGAVLKILEERERAGRYKSLADFCSRLGNKVCNRKALESLIKSGAFDQFGERNQLMHSLEDALEDAAGTADINAKAQTGMSMMFGLEEVKKERPLRTGIPPFTDLERLSIEKDALGLYISGHPLEQHEGLREAASCRISDLDTWFQTQNVAPGKRIKAVLAGMVESVVKKPTKSGGMMARFILADESGQTELVAFSRAYDRIQDKLVNDTPALVIVELESEDGGLRAIAEELVSIEQLAEVPKVMYVTIDLETASPDAIGEFQSVLDEHAGSMPTYLRLETPEQFVIYQLDHGMGSPEAIRVLNHTFPWADAYLAYDQQTILGRFAPKPPAWMNKQQGGGMRA, translated from the coding sequence ATGACCGCCCCCGACGCCGCCCCCGCGCCTCACATTCACCTGCCGGACGGCTCCTGCTGCAAACCCAAGCGTTTCGCGCACCTGCACCAGCACACGCAGTACAGCCTGCTGGACGGCGCGGCGAAACTGAAGGACCTGCTCAAGTGGGCCAAGGAGGTCACGCCGGAAGGGCAGACCCCGGCGCTGGCGATGACGGACCACGGGAACATGCACGGCGCGGTGCATTTCTACAACTACGCGACCGGGATGGGCGTCAAGCCGATCATCGGGTACGAGGCGTACGTCGTGCCGGGCGAGGGCACCCGCCGCGACCGGACGCGCGGGCAGGACGGCGAGAAGGGCATCTTTCACCTGACGCTGCTGGCCCGTGATTTCGAGGGCTACCAGAACCTCTGCCGCCTGAGCAGCCGCGGGTACACCGAGGGGTACTACTACAAGCCCCGCATCGACCACGAACTGCTGCGCGAGCATCACGCGGGCGTGATCGCCATGTCCGGCTGCCTGGGCAGCGAGGTGCAGCAACTCCTCCTCCAGGGCCGCGAGGACGACGCCAAGAAGCGCCTGATGTGGTACCGCGAACTGTTCGGCGAGAACTACTTCATCGAGATTCAGGATCACGGGCTGCCCGAGCAGAAGAAGAACAACCCCATCCTGAAAGCCTGGGCGAACGAACTGGGCATCGGGATGGTCGCCACGAACGACGGTCACTACGTCAAGAAGACCGACGCGACTGCGCACGAGACGCTGCTGGCCATCCAGACGAAAGCCACCCTGGCCGACGAGAACCGCTTCAAGTTCCCCTGCGACGAGTTCTACGTCAAGAACCTCGAGGAGATGCAGGCCGCGCTGCCCGTGGGCGAGTGGGGCGAGGAAGTCTTCGACAATACCGCCCTGATCGCGGACCTGTGCAACGTGGAACTGCCGGTCGGCAAGAAACGCGTGTACCAGATGCCCGCCCTGCCCATCCCCGAGGGCCGCACCATGTCCGAGGAACTGCGCGTGCAGACGTACCGGGGCACCGTGAAACGCTACCCGGCGCACGCCACGGAAGGGCTGCTGCGTGATTACGCCGCCCGCAGCCTGACCGCGCTGGGGGGCGACGCCGCCCGCGTGCTGGCCCGCGCCGGGAACTGCAACCCGCAGACCTGCGACCTGGAAACGCTGTTCACGCTGCTGGCCTTCTGCGGCAGCGAGTGGGAAGCGCGCGGCAAGGCCGCCGGCGAGAAGTACACTCCCTACCCCGCACTGGAACTCATGGAAGCCGAAGCCGGGGAGGGCACGCTGCCCGCCTACGCGCACGAGGACTGCCGCCGCGCCCGCCAGAACAGCAGCGACACCAGCATCGAACTGACCCCCGACGAGCATGAGGAGAGTACGCGCGGCCACCACCAGCACGCGCTGGTGATCCTGCGCCGCGCCGAGTACGAACTGTCGGTCATCAACAACATGGGGTTCCCCGACTACTTCCTGATCGTCGCGGATTACATCAACTGGGCGAAGGATCAGGACATCAGCGTGGGGCCGGGGCGTGGATCGGGCGCAGGCTCGCTGGTCGCGTATGCCATGCGCATCACGAACCTCGATCCCCTGGAATTCGAGTTGCTGTTCGAGCGATTCCTGAACCCCGACCGTATCTCCATGCCGGACTTCGACATCGACTTCAACGACGCCCGCCGCGTCGAGGTCATCCAGTACGTGCAGGACAAGTACGGTGAGGACCGGGTCGCGCAGATCGCCACCTTCGGAACCATGGCGTCCAAGGCCTGCCTGAAGGACGTGGCGCGCGTCATGGGCCTCGAGTACGCCAAGGTCGACAAGGTCAGCAAGCTCATTCCCATCAAGTTCGGCAAGAGCTACAGCCTCGAACAGGCCCGCGAGAGCGTGCCCGACATCGCCCAGATGCTCAACGAGGACGCCCAGCTGCTCGAAGCGTACGAGTTCGCGCAGAAACTCGAGGGCCTCACCCGCCACGCCAGCGTCCACGCGGCCGGCGTGGTCATCGGCCGCGACAAACTCACGGACCTCGTGCCCGTCATGCGCGACACCAGCGGCGCGGGCATGGTCTGCCAGTACGACATGAAAGCCGTCGAGGACATCGGCCTGATCAAGATGGACTTCCTGGGCCTGCGCACCCTGTCGTTCCTCGACGAGGCGCGGCGCATCATGCGCGAATCCAAGAACGTCGACATCGACTTCGACGCCATCCCCTTCGACGACCGGATCACGTACGACCTGATGAGCCGGGGCGACACCAAGGGCGTCTTCCAGCTCGAAGGCGCCGGCATCGCCGACGCCTCCAGGCGCCTCAAACCCCGCCGACTGGCCGACATCATCGCCCTCTCGGCCCTGTACCGCCCCGGCCCGATGGAGAACATCCCCACCTACGTCCGCCGCCACCACGGCCTGGAAGAGGTGGATTACGTCCGGGACGGCTTCCCCACCAGCGCCCGGTACCTGGAGAAGATCCTGGCCGAAACGTACGGCATTCCCGTCTACCAGGAACAGATCATGCAGATCGCCAGCGAGGTCGCCGGCTTCTCCCTGGGCGGCGCCGACCTGCTGCGCCGCGCCATGGGCAAAAAAGACGCCGAGGAGATGAAACGCCAGCGGCAGATCTTCGTCGAGGGCGCCGAGAAGAACGGCGTGCCCAGAGACGAGGGCAACCGCCTGTTCGACCTGCTCGACGCGTTCGCCAACTACGGCTTCAACAAGTGCTTGACGGGCGACACGCGCGTACCCGTGGTGGGCGGAGAGCTGCGGCGCATCGACGACCTGTACCGCGAGGGCCGACCGGTGGAGCTTCCCAGCGTGAACGGCGCGTACCGGCTGGAACTGCGCCCCACCGGGCAGTTCTTCGACAACGGCGTGAAGCCCGTGTTCCGCGTGCAGACCGCCCTGGGCCGCGAACTGACGGCCACCGGCAACCACCCGCTGTTGACGCTCGACGGCTGGCGGAACGTGGAAGACCTGACGCCCGGCGACCGGATCGCCGCGCCCGCCCGTCTGCCGGAACTGGGCACGGAAGTCTGGCCCGAGTACCAGGCCGGGCTGCTGGGCTGGATTCTGGCTGAGGGCAACACCTGCCACCCGCACGGCGCGTATCTGTACTCGCAGAGCGAGGCGCAGGTGGCTGACATGGTCGCGCTGGCTTCAGCTTTCCCGAACACTCACCCCACCGTGAAGGTGCGCCCGGAACGCCAGAACGTGCACGACGTGTACCTGGGCAGCGGCGTCAGGGGAAGTGCGGGTGGCAAGTCGGGCGTGCGCCTGTGGCTCGAAGACCTGAACATGGTGGACGTGAACGCTGTGGACAAGGCCCTGCCTGCTGCGGCATTCCGACTGAACAATGCCTCGCTGGCCGTGCTGCTGGGCCGCTACTGGTCGGGCGACGGGTTCCTGTACGGCGTGGGCAACACCACTCCGTATGCCGCCACGTCCTCCCGCGCGCTCGCTGACGACTTGGCGCACGTGCTGCTGCGGCTGGGCATGGTCGGCAAGGTCACGCGCAAGCACTTCACGTACAGCCGCGGCGACGACGTGGGGGGGCGCACCGGGTACACCGTGCATCTGGTCGGGCGGCGCTCCATCGACCAGTTCCTAACCGTCATCGCGCCACACATCGTGGGCCGCGACGAGCAACTGGACGCCCTGCGCGCCTACTACGCCTTCACCCCACCCCACCGCGAGACCATCGACACCCTGCCGGCCAGCGTCAAGACCCGCGTGCAGGCCGCCAAGAACGCCAGCGGCCTGGGCTGGCGCGAGATCGAGGCCCGTACCGGCGTGTGCACCAAGGAGTTCTACGGCGCGCCCAAGGCCCACAAGAAAGGTTTCCGCCGCGCCACCATCCAGACCCTGGCTGACTTCTTCGAGGAACCCGCGCTGCAGGACGCATGCTCGGACGACCTGTACTGGGACACCATCACTGCCATCGACCCGGCAGGCGAGGCGCAGACCTACGATCTGGAAGTGCCCGGCACGCACAACTTCGTCGCGAACGACCTGATCGTGCACAACAGCCACAGCGCCGCGTACGGCGTGATCACGTACCAGACCGCGTGGCTCAAGGCGAACTACCCCGTCGAGTTCATGGCGGCCCTGCTGACCGTCGAACGCAAGGACAGCGACAAGGTCGCCGAGTACATCAGCGACGCCCGCAAGATGGACGTGCACGTCCTGCCGCCCGACATCAACCGCTCGGCCGCCGACTTCGCCGTGCAGGGCGAGGAAATCCTGTTCGGTCTGTACGCCATCAAGGGCCTGGGCGAGGGCGCCGTCCTGAAAATCCTGGAGGAACGCGAACGCGCCGGCCGCTACAAGAGCCTCGCGGACTTCTGCTCACGCCTGGGCAACAAGGTCTGCAACCGCAAGGCCCTTGAAAGCCTGATCAAGAGCGGCGCCTTCGACCAGTTCGGCGAACGCAACCAGCTCATGCACAGCCTCGAGGACGCCCTCGAAGACGCCGCCGGCACCGCCGACATCAATGCCAAAGCCCAGACCGGCATGAGCATGATGTTCGGCCTGGAAGAAGTCAAAAAGGAACGCCCGCTGCGCACCGGCATCCCCCCCTTCACCGACCTGGAACGCCTCAGCATCGAGAAAGACGCCCTGGGCCTGTACATCAGCGGCCACCCCCTCGAACAGCACGAAGGCCTGCGCGAGGCCGCCAGCTGCCGCATCTCCGACCTGGACACCTGGTTCCAGACGCAGAACGTCGCCCCCGGCAAACGCATCAAGGCCGTCCTGGCCGGCATGGTCGAGAGCGTCGTCAAGAAACCCACCAAGAGTGGCGGCATGATGGCCCGCTTCATCCTCGCCGACGAGAGCGGCCAGACCGAACTCGTCGCCTTCTCCCGCGCCTACGACCGCATCCAGGACAAACTCGTCAACGACACCCCCGCCCTCGTCATCGTCGAACTCGAATCCGAGGACGGCGGCCTGCGCGCCATCGCCGAGGAACTCGTCAGCATCGAACAACTCGCCGAAGTCCCCAAAGTCATGTACGTCACCATCGACCTCGAAACCGCCAGCCCCGACGCCATCGGCGAATTCCAGAGCGTCCTCGACGAACACGCCGGCAGCATGCCCACCTACCTCCGCCTGGAAACCCCCGAACAATTCGTGATCTACCAGCTCGACCACGGCATGGGCAGCCCTGAAGCCATCCGCGTCCTCAACCACACCTTCCCCTGGGCCGACGCCTACCTCGCCTACGACCAGCAGACCATCCTCGGCCGCTTCGCACCCAAACCCCCCGCCTGGATGAACAAACAGCAAGGCGGGGGCATGCGGGCGTAA
- a CDS encoding endonuclease domain-containing protein, which yields MRDTYTRTLVPRARELRNALTPAERRLWFDLLRSHPVKFRRQVPLLGFILDFYAPSVRLCVELDGRSHDGAEAQAYDAERSRVLGGAGIRVVRFQNAEVMGSLPGVAALIESALQR from the coding sequence ATGCGGGACACTTACACCAGAACACTTGTGCCGCGTGCGCGGGAGTTGCGGAACGCCCTGACGCCTGCTGAGCGCCGGTTGTGGTTCGATCTGCTGCGGTCGCATCCTGTGAAGTTCCGTCGGCAGGTGCCGCTGCTGGGATTCATTCTGGATTTCTACGCGCCGTCCGTGCGGTTGTGCGTCGAGCTGGACGGTCGCAGTCATGACGGCGCGGAGGCCCAGGCGTACGATGCCGAACGGTCGCGGGTGCTGGGTGGGGCGGGGATTCGGGTGGTGCGCTTCCAGAATGCGGAGGTCATGGGGAGCCTGCCGGGCGTAGCAGCGCTGATCGAATCGGCACTCCAGCGATAA
- a CDS encoding PAS domain S-box protein — protein MRPGLLELRWAYGLFALLALESFLLAWLAPRPVVWALLLPVLLTLGVAAWLAPRLVAMLRGHRELKESYAQELGFARQIMETVEHGLTVSDEDGRFVYVNPAYARMLGLTPEQVVGRSPFEWTLPEDQERLRQARARRLSGESSSYMTRLRRADGSLISVVISGSPRWQGGRIVGNVAAVVAVGQLETGQLETEQP, from the coding sequence ATGAGGCCGGGGCTGCTGGAATTGCGGTGGGCGTATGGACTGTTCGCACTGCTGGCCCTGGAGTCGTTTCTGCTGGCGTGGCTGGCGCCCCGCCCGGTGGTGTGGGCGCTGCTGCTGCCGGTGCTGCTCACGCTGGGCGTGGCCGCGTGGCTGGCGCCGCGTCTGGTGGCGATGCTGCGCGGACACCGGGAGTTGAAGGAGTCGTACGCGCAGGAGCTGGGGTTCGCGCGGCAGATCATGGAGACGGTCGAGCATGGGCTGACCGTGTCGGACGAGGACGGGCGGTTCGTGTACGTGAACCCGGCGTACGCGCGGATGCTGGGCCTGACGCCCGAGCAGGTGGTGGGCCGCTCGCCGTTCGAGTGGACGCTGCCGGAGGATCAGGAGCGCCTGCGGCAGGCGCGCGCCCGGCGGCTGAGCGGTGAGAGTTCGTCGTACATGACGCGGCTGCGCCGGGCGGACGGGTCGCTGATCTCGGTGGTGATCTCGGGGTCGCCGCGCTGGCAGGGCGGGCGGATCGTGGGGAACGTGGCGGCGGTGGTCGCGGTGGGGCAGCTGGAGACGGGGCAACTGGAGACCGAGCAACCGTAA
- a CDS encoding PilT/PilU family type 4a pilus ATPase: MSVLNSVLTAIVKEGASDIHLRTGSAPAGRVNGVIRRYGDTRLAPEHVEAFTREMMSPAMWDAFTEKREADFAYGIPNLARFRVNAYYQRGTIGLIMRVIEDKAIPTFAQLGLPIDTFEALAQHERGLVLVTGPTGSGKTTTLASLLNHINATQPVNIVTLEDPIEVLHRDQMALISQRELGMDTMSFANGLRASMRQDPDVILIGEMRDKETVEAALSAAQTGHLVFSTLHTQDAIRTVNRIIDFFAPHERDQIRQGLSESIVGIVSQRLLPKATGGRVLGLEILLGTPTVRECIKDPERTEEIKQALQEGGSRGMHTFDQHLASLVASGLMTEEDAMASATSPHELKIMMMRAQYA; this comes from the coding sequence ATGAGTGTCCTGAACAGCGTACTGACCGCCATCGTCAAGGAAGGAGCCAGCGACATCCACCTGCGCACCGGCAGCGCCCCCGCCGGCCGCGTCAACGGCGTGATCAGACGCTACGGCGACACCCGACTCGCCCCCGAACACGTCGAAGCCTTCACCCGCGAAATGATGAGCCCCGCCATGTGGGACGCCTTCACCGAGAAACGCGAAGCCGACTTCGCGTACGGCATCCCCAACCTCGCCCGCTTCCGCGTCAACGCCTACTACCAGCGCGGCACCATCGGCCTGATCATGCGCGTCATCGAAGACAAGGCCATCCCCACCTTCGCGCAACTCGGCCTGCCCATCGACACCTTCGAAGCGCTCGCCCAGCACGAACGCGGCCTCGTCCTCGTCACCGGCCCCACCGGCAGCGGCAAGACCACCACCCTCGCCAGCCTCCTCAACCACATCAACGCCACCCAGCCCGTCAACATCGTCACCCTCGAAGACCCCATCGAAGTCCTGCACCGCGACCAGATGGCCCTGATCAGCCAGCGCGAACTCGGCATGGACACCATGAGCTTCGCCAACGGCCTGCGCGCCAGCATGCGCCAGGACCCCGACGTCATCCTCATCGGCGAAATGCGCGACAAGGAAACCGTCGAGGCGGCCCTGTCCGCCGCGCAGACCGGACACCTCGTCTTCAGCACGCTGCACACCCAGGACGCCATCCGCACCGTCAACCGCATCATCGACTTCTTCGCCCCCCACGAACGCGACCAGATCCGCCAGGGCCTCTCGGAAAGCATCGTCGGTATCGTCAGCCAGCGCCTGCTGCCCAAAGCCACCGGCGGCCGCGTCCTCGGCCTCGAAATCCTGCTCGGCACCCCCACCGTCCGCGAATGCATCAAGGACCCCGAACGCACCGAAGAAATCAAACAGGCCCTCCAGGAAGGCGGCTCACGCGGCATGCACACCTTCGACCAGCACCTCGCCAGCCTCGTCGCCAGCGGCCTCATGACCGAAGAAGACGCCATGGCCAGCGCCACCAGCCCCCACGAACTCAAGATCATGATGATGCGCGCCCAGTACGCCTGA
- a CDS encoding 5-formyltetrahydrofolate cyclo-ligase encodes MTTAGALREQVWDDLLARRACAYPLPPHGHCPNFTHARKAAAQLLSHPDVAALHTLIVGPERALLPLRQQALKAGKTLFVPHQKKEGWYWRVTDPAGAKLSSLSAHGEATPTPAGAQAAVIACVAADHHGARLGKGFGWGARGLHLDLPEFTLAHPLMLRLTLPCPADSHVALIGTPDRVITPPAHLPGGTNRP; translated from the coding sequence ATGACCACCGCCGGGGCGCTGCGCGAACAGGTGTGGGACGACCTGCTGGCCCGCCGCGCCTGCGCGTACCCGCTGCCGCCGCACGGGCACTGCCCGAACTTCACGCACGCGAGGAAGGCCGCCGCGCAACTGCTCTCTCACCCGGACGTGGCGGCCCTGCACACCCTGATCGTCGGGCCGGAACGGGCGCTGCTGCCCCTGCGGCAACAGGCGCTGAAGGCCGGAAAGACGCTGTTCGTGCCGCACCAGAAGAAGGAAGGCTGGTACTGGCGCGTGACCGACCCGGCCGGCGCGAAACTCAGCTCCCTGAGCGCGCACGGCGAGGCGACCCCCACCCCGGCGGGCGCGCAGGCCGCCGTGATCGCCTGCGTCGCCGCCGACCATCACGGCGCGCGGCTCGGGAAGGGCTTCGGCTGGGGCGCGCGCGGCCTGCACCTGGACCTACCCGAATTCACGCTGGCGCACCCGCTGATGCTGCGGCTCACCCTGCCCTGCCCTGCCGACTCGCACGTGGCCCTGATCGGCACGCCCGACCGGGTCATCACGCCCCCGGCGCACCTGCCGGGCGGAACGAACCGGCCCTGA
- a CDS encoding carbon-nitrogen hydrolase family protein — translation MTGHVGSVERVRVAAAAYPVDFLADWAAFEAKLTRWVADAAGQGAELLVFPEYAPLELVSLLPAGLHHDVIGMRPALQAFVPEFVALHARLAREYGVGIVAGSYPVAHAGAFVNRAFVFGPDGTQGHQDKLLMTRFEAEEWHVAPGEGVQVFDLPLPGGTLRFGVAICYDSEFPGLARAQAEAGAELLVVPSFTGSRAGFTRVRVGSMARALENQLYALHAPLIADAPWTYAVEDAHGAAGVYAPSDNGLPEDGVVAQLGWNEPGWLVTDLDLTLTRHVRADGHVLNWRDRHVGVSRAVPAGVVTLGGTPEPA, via the coding sequence ATGACAGGGCATGTGGGCAGCGTGGAGCGGGTGCGGGTGGCGGCGGCGGCGTACCCGGTGGACTTCCTGGCGGACTGGGCGGCCTTCGAGGCCAAGCTGACGCGCTGGGTGGCGGACGCGGCGGGCCAGGGCGCGGAGCTGCTGGTATTCCCGGAGTACGCGCCGCTGGAACTGGTCAGCCTGCTGCCCGCCGGGCTGCACCACGACGTGATCGGGATGCGCCCGGCGCTTCAGGCCTTCGTGCCGGAGTTCGTGGCGCTGCACGCGCGGCTGGCCCGCGAGTACGGCGTGGGCATCGTGGCCGGCAGTTACCCGGTCGCGCACGCGGGGGCGTTCGTGAACCGGGCGTTCGTGTTCGGCCCGGACGGCACGCAGGGCCATCAGGACAAGCTGCTGATGACCCGCTTCGAGGCCGAGGAGTGGCACGTCGCGCCGGGCGAGGGCGTGCAGGTGTTCGACCTGCCGCTGCCCGGCGGCACGCTGCGCTTCGGCGTGGCGATCTGCTACGACAGCGAGTTTCCGGGACTGGCCCGCGCGCAGGCCGAGGCGGGCGCGGAACTGCTGGTCGTGCCTTCCTTCACGGGCAGCCGCGCCGGGTTCACGCGCGTGCGGGTAGGCAGTATGGCCCGCGCGCTGGAAAACCAGCTGTACGCGCTGCACGCCCCGCTGATCGCGGACGCCCCCTGGACGTACGCGGTCGAGGACGCGCACGGCGCGGCGGGCGTGTACGCCCCGTCCGACAACGGGCTGCCCGAGGACGGCGTGGTGGCGCAGCTCGGCTGGAACGAACCGGGCTGGCTGGTCACGGACCTGGACCTGACCCTGACCCGCCACGTCCGCGCGGACGGGCACGTCCTGAACTGGCGGGACCGGCACGTCGGCGTGAGCCGCGCCGTGCCCGCCGGGGTCGTCACGCTGGGCGGAACGCCGGAACCCGCGTGA